The DNA segment CCGGTTGCGGGCGCCGAGCCGGGCCATGATCTCGTAGACGACGTTCTTCACGGTGTGCTCGGAACAGTCCAGCAGCCCCGCGATGCCCGCGTTGCCGTGCCCGTCCGCCATGAGCCGCAGCACGGACATCTGACGGCCCGTCAAGGACGGCGGCCGGTCCTCGTGCGCCGCGTGGCCGCCGCGTCCCGGACCGGTGGTCAGCAGGTGGGACAGCTCCGGGTAGGGGATGCTCGGGTGCGGCGCCCCGGCGCGGCGGACGGCCGCGACGAGGCTCTCCTCGGTGAGGTCCGCCCTGCGCAGCACCACGGCTCCGGCGCGCAGGGCCTGAAGCAGCCCGGTGCGGCCCACCGTGTCGCACACCAGCAGCAGCGGCCCGGGCAACCGGGTTATGCGCAGCGCCCGTTCGGCGTCGTCGGTGACGACGACGGTGACGGTCCCGGGCTGCCCGTGGCCGATCGCGCAGTCGAGTCCCGCGCGGCGGGCGAGTTCGCGCACCCGGTCCGCGTGCCGTGACGGCTGGACACGCAGGGGCAGGGTCGTGGTCGCTCCGCCGGGTGCGGCGGTCAGGGTGGCGGTCACAGCAGGCCCGCTCTCAGTGCGTAGGCGACCGCGTGGGCGCGGTTGCGCAGTCGGAACCGCTGGGTGATGTCGTGCACCACGGTGGTCACGGTGCGCGGCGAGTAGGCGAGCTGCTGGGCGATCTCCGCCGTCTCGTGCCCGTCGGCGACCAGGCGCAGCACCGAGCGTTCGCGGTCGGAGAGCGATCCGCCGGCCCAGCCCCGATCGTCGTTCTCGGGCCGGTCGAGGACCTGTTCGAGCAGGTCGGTGGGGACGGTGCAGTCGTCCTGCGCGGCGGCGAGCACCGCGTGGGCCAGCCGGGACGCGTCCGCCTCGCGGCGCAGCAGCAGGCCCCGGGCGCCGGCGGCGAGGGCGTGCAGGGCGTCTCCGGAGGCGAGCGCGCCGGCCACCAGGACGACGGCGGGACGCGTCAGGTGGGCACGGGTGGTGCGCACCATGTCGAGTTCGGCCGGGCCGAGCCGGTCCACGGTGAGCACGGCGACCCGGGCGTTCCCGGGCTCGCACACGGTGAGTTCCGGGCAGGCGAGCAGGGTACTGCGGGTGCCGGCCTCCAGGACCGGGTCGAGGGCGACCACACCGACGGGTACGGGAACTCCCATCTTCTGCTCCTTGCAAGGTCGTTCGCCCGGTGGTGAGCACCGCGGGCGGCCTGTGGGGTACGACGCTCACCCTGCCGCCGCCGCCCGGGTGCGGGCATCGGTAGTCGGTCCCCACCTTTCCGGTGCGGGGCCCCGCCGGGCGGTGGGGGCGGTCCCCCGTAAGGGCATGCGCGGCCCCCGTGAGGGCATGTCGGACGCGTGGCCGCGGGTGCGCCGCCCCTGTGGGGTGCCCGGCGCGGCGTGTGGGGGCGCCTCTGGGTAGGGATGCGTACGGGTGGCACCCGTAGGGGCATGGGGGGTGCTCCTGGGGACGTATGGGGGGCGGTCGTGGGGGTCATGGGTAGTACGGCGCCGACCTGCGGTTTCCCCATCCCCCACGGTTCCCGGCCCCACCCCTGGGGAGGGGCCGGGGAGAATATGGGGGTCACTTCCCCATGTGGGGGCCTGCCCGCGTCTGGGACCTTCTTCCTGTGACTGAGACCGCCAGCCTCCCGGCTCCCCGGAGCGCCGGCCTGCCGCTCGCCTGGTGGGCCCCGGCGCTTTCCCTCGCGGAGCGCCTCGCCGCCCCCGGCCGACCGGCCGCGCCCGCCGACCCCGCCGCCCCCGTCCGCGCCCCCTGGGCCGCCGGGGACGCCGAGGGCTTCGCGCTGCGGCTGGCGCACCTCGGGGTGGACGGCGCCACGGCGGCGGCCCTCGCGGCGGAGCCCGCCGAGCGGCTCGCCGCCCGCGCCGCCGAGCCCGGCTGGGTCCGGTACGTGGAGGCGGCCCTGGACGCCGCCCCCGACCACCGCGCGGAGCCGGCCGCGGACGGGACGGGCGCCGAGGTCTTCGCCCCGGTCGTACGACCGCTCGTCGCCCCGGCCGCCGCCCGCCTCGCCGCGCTGCTGCCGGGCCTGCCGGCCACCGAACGGAGCGTGTGGCAGGCCGAGTTCGACACCTGGCTCACCGCGCAGCTGGTACGGCTGGCCGCGCGGACCCTCGTACGGGAACTGGCCGGGGCCCGGCGCGCCGGGCGCCTCGAGGGGGCGACCCCCCGGGAGCGGTTCGCCTCCTTCGTCGCCGGCGCGGGCACCCGGCGGGGGCTCTCTGAACTGTTCGCCGCCTACCCGGTGCTGGCCCGGATGCTCGGGCAGACCGCGCTGGACGCCCTGGCCGCGGCGGCCGAGCTGATCACCCGCTTCCGGGCCGACCGGGACGACCTGGTCGCCGTCCTCCTCGACGGCCGCGAGCCGGGCGCGCTCACCCGGGTGGAACTCGGGCTCGGCGACGCCCACCAGGGCAACCGGTCGGTGGCCGTCCTGCGCTTCGCCGGCGGGGCCCGGGTGGTGTACAAGCCGCGGCCCCTCGGCCAGCACGCCCTGCTGGACGAGCTGGCGGCCTGGATGGACACCAAGGTGCCCGGCCTCCCGCTGCGCACCGCCCGCAGCCTGCGCCGGGAGGGTTACGGCTGGCTGGAGTTCGTGGCCCACCGCTGGTGCCGCTCGGTCACCGAGACCGACGCCTTCTACCGCCGCCAGGGCGTGCTGCTCGCGCTGCTCTACGCGGTGGACGGCGCCGACATGCACTACGAGAACGTCATCGCCTGCGGCGACCAGCCGGTCCTGGTGGACGCCGAGACGCTGCTGCACACCGGGCTCGGGCAGGCCATGACGGCCGGCGCCGACCCGGCCGCGGAGGCCCTGCACACCTCCGTGCACCGCACCTGCCTGCTGCCCCATCTGCTGATCGGCGAGCACGGCGCGCTGGACATCTCCGCGCTGGGCCGCTCCACCGACGGCACCTTCCCCAGCGAGGGCCTGCACTGGGCGGACAGCGGCCTCGACACCATGCGCGCCGTACGGGGGCCGCTGCTCAGCCCGGCAGCCCAGAACCAGCCGCTGCCCGACGGCCGCCCGCTGGACGGCGCCGACCACCGGGCGGCGCTGCTCGACGGCTTCCGCACGGCGTACGCGGCCATCGCGGCGCACGGCGGCGAACTGGCCGGTGAGGACGGCCCGTTGGCGGCGGCCGCCGACAGCCCGGCGCGGCTGATCGCCCGTGCCACCCGGCTGTACGCGACCCTGCTGGAGGAGTCCACGCATCCGGCGCTGCTCGGTGACGCGCTCGCCCGGGACGGGGTGTTCGCCGTGCTGTGGACCGAGTCCGAGCACGACCGGGCCCGCTCGCTGCTCATCGAGCACGAGACGGCCGACCTGTGGCGCGGCGACGTGCCCCTGTTCACCCATCGGCCGTCCGGAACAGGGGTCCGGACGGCCGACGGGACCTTCCTGGAGGACGTGCTGCCGGAGGCGAGCCTGGCCGCGGTGCGCAAGAAGATCGCGCGGATGGACGAGATCGACTGCCGCGACCAGGAATGGATCGTCTCGGCGACGCTGGCCGCCCGGGGCGCCTGCGATCCGGCGGACCGGCCGCGGTCGGCGCTCGCGGTCGCGCCCGTGCCGGCCGTGGTGCCCGACGCGTCCCGGCTGCTGGCCGCGGTGTGCGGGATCGCCGACGACATCGCCGCCCGCGCCGTACGCGACGGCGGGCGCGCCAACTGGCTCGGTCTGGAACGGGTCTCGGGCCCGCACTGGGCGGTGCTGCCGATGGGCGCCGGGCTCGCGCAGGGCTACTGCGGGGTGGCGCTCTTCCTCGCCCACACCGGCGCGCTGACCGGCGCCGACCGGTACACCGCGCTGGCCCGGGAGGCGGTACGGCCGCTGCCCGCGCTGCTGAAGGCCCTGGCCGCCGACCCCGAGCTGGGCGCGGCGGCGGGCCCCGGTGCCTACGACGGTCTCGGCGGTATCTGCTACGCCCTGGTCCGGCTCTCGGCCCTGCTGGGCGAGGAGTTGGCGCGGTGTCTGCCGGACGCGCTCACCGCGCTCGCCCACGCGGCGGAAGGATGTACGGACCCCGGGCTGGCCGGCGGCACGGCCGGGGCGCTGGCCGCCGCCGTCGCCGTGCACGAGGCGACCGGGACCCCGGGCGCGCTGGAGCTGGCGGACGCCCTGGCGGACCGGCTGTGCCAGGCGGGACCCGTCGAGGACGCCGGTTTCGCGGACGGCGCCGCCGGGATCGGCTGGGCGCTGCTGCGGTACGCCGCCGCTCGCCCGGAGCGCTCCGCGGCGCCCGCGAGCACCGGCCGGGCCCTGCTCGACGGCGCGGTCCGGCAGGCGCGGGCGGCGGACACCGATCCGTCGTGGGCGCAGGGGCTCGCCGGAACGGCGGCCGCCGCCGCCACGCTCACCGAACTCCCCTCCGCCACGGCCGATTTCTCGGCCCGGCTGCGGGCCGCCGAGGTCGGGCCCGATCTCAGCCTCGGCCAGGGTGCCCTCGGCGCCCTGGACGCCCTCACCGTCCTGGCCGGGCGGGGCGACACCCCGGCCGCCGAAGCCCTGACCCTGCGCACCGGGCAGGCACTCGCGTTCGTCGAGGCGCAGGGCCACCGCTGCGCCACCCCCGACCACGTTCCCTCCCCCGGGCTGCTGACCGGTCTCTCCGGCATCGGCTACGGACTGCTCCGCCTCGCCCACCCCGACACCGTGCCCTCCGTCCTGCTCCTGGGACACCCCGGCCGGTACGGCAACTGACCACACCGCACGTCTCCGCCTCCGCCCCCGCGCCCACCCGCGCGGGACCATCTGAAGGGGATCACCTCATGGACAAGAACTTCGCCGCCACCGCCGACGCCGCCGACGCCGCCGAGATCGCTCCCGAGATCGCCGCCGACGAGCAGGACGCGGCCGGTGGCATCACCCTCAAGGGCCGCAACCGCGCCTGCGCCCGCGCCCGGGTGCTGGCTGGAATGGTCCTCACCAGCGGCCTTGTCATCACGCTGAGCACCATGGACACCTCGGTCTCCGCCCCCCGGTAGGCACCGCGGGCCGGCACAGGCGTGATGGCGCGGACCCGTCTTGCGGGTCCGCGCCGCCGTGTGCCCAAGCGGAGCCGTACGGTCCGGGCGGGCGATCTGCCACAGGTGCCGATATTCCGATTATCATCAGCGTTCATGCGTTCCCATGCGCCTTCCCTGGTCGGGCGGGGTCCCCAGCTCCACCTCCTCGAACGTGCGTTGAGCGGCGCTCAACAGGGACGCGGCGGTGTGGTCTTCCTGGTCGGCGAGGCCGGCGTCGGCAAGTCGCGGCTCGCGGCCGAGGTGGTCGGCGGCGCGCTCGACGCCGGCATGCGGGTACTGCGCGGCCGCAGCAGCACCACGGGCCCGGCGGTACCTTTCCGGCCGCTGACCGAGGCGCTGATGTCGCTGTTCCGGGGCGGCGCGTCCATGGACGACCTGGCCCTCGGCCCGTACCGGCCGGTGCTCGGACGGCTGATTCCCGACTGGGACACCGGGGAGCGCGAGAGCAGCTCCATGGTCATCCTGGGCGAGGCGGTGCTGCGGCTGCTGATCGCGGCCGGGCGCGGGCAGGGCCAGTTGCTGCTCCTGGAGGATCTGCACGACGCCGACCCCGAGACGCTCGGCGTCCTCGAATACCTCGTGGACAACCTGGAGTACACGCCGGTGCTGCTGCTCGCCACCGTGCGCACGGACTTCAGCGACGCCCTCGACCTGGCCCAGTCCGCGCGCCGGCGCGGTGCCGCCACCCTTCTGGAGATCCCGCCGCTGACCCGGGGGCAGGCGGACGAGATGGTCGCGGCCCAACTGGGCGCGGCCGACCCGCAAGAGGTGCCGCAGACGGTCCTCCAGCGGCTGTGGGAGGACAGTTCCGGCAGCCCGTACCTGGTCGAGGAGCTGCTCCAGACCATGATCGGGGCGGGCACCCTGGTGCAGGGCCAGGACGGCTGGCGGGCGATCGGGGATCTGCGCAGCGATGTCTCCTCCACGCTGGCGCGGGACATCCTGCGCCGCATCGACCGGCTCGGCGCGCAGGGCCTGACCCTGCTGTCGGCGGCCGCCGTGCTCGGCCGCCGCTTCCCGCTGACCGTGCTCCAGCGGATGAGCGGGGTGGACGACCGCGCGCTGCTCAGCCATCTGCACGCGGGCGTCGCGGCCCGTCTGGTGATCCCCGACGAACCGGCCCCCGACTGGTACTCCTTCCGGCACTCGCTGACCGTGGAGGCCCTGTTCACGCAGATGACCCCCGGTCAGCGGGCCGACCTCGCGCGCCGGGGCGCGGAGGCCGTCGAGGAACTGCATCCCGAACTCGGCGGCGACTGGTGCGCGTTGGCGGCGGGGCTGCGCAGCGAGGCCGGGGACCAGGGCGCGGCCGGGCTGCTGTTCGCGGACGCGGGCGGCCGGGCCCTCGCGGCCGGTGCGCTGGGCTCCGCCGTGACCCTGCTCTGCCGCGCCGAGAACCTGCTGGCCGAGGCCGGGGACGCGCAGGGCCGGGCCGCGGTCCTGGAGAACCTGCTGCCCGCGCTCGCCGAGGCCGGCGACTTCGCGCGCGCCTTCGAACTGGCCGAGGATCTCCATGTGCTGGGCGGCTTCGGGCTCAGTCCGGTGCGGCTCGCCACGCTGCACGCCCGGCTGGCCAAGGTCGCCCATACCGCGGGACGGTGGAGCGACGGCAACCGGCAGGTGGCCCGCGCCCGTGAGGTGCTGGCGGCGTCGCCGGACGAGACGACCGCCGCCACCGTCGATGTGACGGCGGCCTATCTGGCCCTCGACACCCCCGGTCCCGACCGCACCCAGCACGCGGAGAAGCTGGCCCGCTCGGCCGCCGACACCGCCGAACGCCACGGGCTGCCCGTGGTGGCCTGCCAGGCACAGGAGTTGCTCGCCACCGTGGCCCGCGAACGGGACCCGGAGGAGTCCGAGGCGATGCTCGGCCAGGCCCTCGCCACGGCCGAACGCCACCGGCTGCCCCTCCAGCGGATGTACGCGGCCACCCGGCTCGGCGGCAACGCCTGGCTCGCGGAGGGCGACACGTCGGGCCTGCTGGCGGCGCGCGAGGAGGCGCTGCGGCTCGGCTCGGTCAACATCGTGCACACCGTCGAGGGCATCCTCGTCCTCGACGCCGTACTGCGGGGTGACGACG comes from the Streptomyces sp. SUK 48 genome and includes:
- a CDS encoding LuxR C-terminal-related transcriptional regulator, whose product is MTATLTAAPGGATTTLPLRVQPSRHADRVRELARRAGLDCAIGHGQPGTVTVVVTDDAERALRITRLPGPLLLVCDTVGRTGLLQALRAGAVVLRRADLTEESLVAAVRRAGAPHPSIPYPELSHLLTTGPGRGGHAAHEDRPPSLTGRQMSVLRLMADGHGNAGIAGLLDCSEHTVKNVVYEIMARLGARNRAHAVARAVRHGLI
- a CDS encoding response regulator transcription factor, whose protein sequence is MGVPVPVGVVALDPVLEAGTRSTLLACPELTVCEPGNARVAVLTVDRLGPAELDMVRTTRAHLTRPAVVLVAGALASGDALHALAAGARGLLLRREADASRLAHAVLAAAQDDCTVPTDLLEQVLDRPENDDRGWAGGSLSDRERSVLRLVADGHETAEIAQQLAYSPRTVTTVVHDITQRFRLRNRAHAVAYALRAGLL
- a CDS encoding type 2 lanthipeptide synthetase LanM family protein is translated as MTETASLPAPRSAGLPLAWWAPALSLAERLAAPGRPAAPADPAAPVRAPWAAGDAEGFALRLAHLGVDGATAAALAAEPAERLAARAAEPGWVRYVEAALDAAPDHRAEPAADGTGAEVFAPVVRPLVAPAAARLAALLPGLPATERSVWQAEFDTWLTAQLVRLAARTLVRELAGARRAGRLEGATPRERFASFVAGAGTRRGLSELFAAYPVLARMLGQTALDALAAAAELITRFRADRDDLVAVLLDGREPGALTRVELGLGDAHQGNRSVAVLRFAGGARVVYKPRPLGQHALLDELAAWMDTKVPGLPLRTARSLRREGYGWLEFVAHRWCRSVTETDAFYRRQGVLLALLYAVDGADMHYENVIACGDQPVLVDAETLLHTGLGQAMTAGADPAAEALHTSVHRTCLLPHLLIGEHGALDISALGRSTDGTFPSEGLHWADSGLDTMRAVRGPLLSPAAQNQPLPDGRPLDGADHRAALLDGFRTAYAAIAAHGGELAGEDGPLAAAADSPARLIARATRLYATLLEESTHPALLGDALARDGVFAVLWTESEHDRARSLLIEHETADLWRGDVPLFTHRPSGTGVRTADGTFLEDVLPEASLAAVRKKIARMDEIDCRDQEWIVSATLAARGACDPADRPRSALAVAPVPAVVPDASRLLAAVCGIADDIAARAVRDGGRANWLGLERVSGPHWAVLPMGAGLAQGYCGVALFLAHTGALTGADRYTALAREAVRPLPALLKALAADPELGAAAGPGAYDGLGGICYALVRLSALLGEELARCLPDALTALAHAAEGCTDPGLAGGTAGALAAAVAVHEATGTPGALELADALADRLCQAGPVEDAGFADGAAGIGWALLRYAAARPERSAAPASTGRALLDGAVRQARAADTDPSWAQGLAGTAAAAATLTELPSATADFSARLRAAEVGPDLSLGQGALGALDALTVLAGRGDTPAAEALTLRTGQALAFVEAQGHRCATPDHVPSPGLLTGLSGIGYGLLRLAHPDTVPSVLLLGHPGRYGN
- a CDS encoding LuxR family transcriptional regulator, producing MRSHAPSLVGRGPQLHLLERALSGAQQGRGGVVFLVGEAGVGKSRLAAEVVGGALDAGMRVLRGRSSTTGPAVPFRPLTEALMSLFRGGASMDDLALGPYRPVLGRLIPDWDTGERESSSMVILGEAVLRLLIAAGRGQGQLLLLEDLHDADPETLGVLEYLVDNLEYTPVLLLATVRTDFSDALDLAQSARRRGAATLLEIPPLTRGQADEMVAAQLGAADPQEVPQTVLQRLWEDSSGSPYLVEELLQTMIGAGTLVQGQDGWRAIGDLRSDVSSTLARDILRRIDRLGAQGLTLLSAAAVLGRRFPLTVLQRMSGVDDRALLSHLHAGVAARLVIPDEPAPDWYSFRHSLTVEALFTQMTPGQRADLARRGAEAVEELHPELGGDWCALAAGLRSEAGDQGAAGLLFADAGGRALAAGALGSAVTLLCRAENLLAEAGDAQGRAAVLENLLPALAEAGDFARAFELAEDLHVLGGFGLSPVRLATLHARLAKVAHTAGRWSDGNRQVARAREVLAASPDETTAATVDVTAAYLALDTPGPDRTQHAEKLARSAADTAERHGLPVVACQAQELLATVARERDPEESEAMLGQALATAERHRLPLQRMYAATRLGGNAWLAEGDTSGLLAAREEALRLGSVNIVHTVEGILVLDAVLRGDDDTARARAAECLAVVRRLRLAPAVRYVLMAQAVLAAHHADRAGMETALAAFAQWDGAGSQEEPLSHGLARAFCALLEEDRELAREDLGTVLALEADNPSTYHLSGTHGMVLLLDVLAGRADRTRHAEITATAMARMRWNRQFVLLTEAVLLGREGAGAEAARAAEAAQAVAEPYPLARHLGLRLIADAAHQDGWGDPVSWLRQAEHYFHERDVPAVAGACRAGLRRLGAPVRQHRTGSSGIPDQLRAQGVTVREFEVFRLLAERLSNKDIADRLFISPRTAEKHIASLITKTGAANRADLCARSAALRDS